Proteins co-encoded in one Trueperella abortisuis genomic window:
- a CDS encoding ribbon-helix-helix domain-containing protein produces the protein MGEKIDGKAVTEEQISQWVREAEDGYDVAQLKKRGRGRPGRGAQPSQVVAVRFTPEEIAELDRRAQLRQMSRSELIREAALL, from the coding sequence ATGGGTGAAAAGATCGACGGTAAAGCGGTTACTGAGGAGCAGATTTCTCAGTGGGTTCGTGAGGCTGAAGATGGTTACGACGTCGCACAGCTGAAGAAGCGCGGACGCGGGCGTCCTGGTCGAGGTGCACAGCCGAGCCAGGTTGTGGCGGTTCGCTTCACGCCTGAAGAGATTGCTGAGTTGGATCGGCGGGCGCAGTTGCGGCAGATGTCGCGGTCGGAGCTGATTCGAGAAGCGGCCTTGTTGTGA